In Nocardioides sp., the following proteins share a genomic window:
- the rpoB gene encoding DNA-directed RNA polymerase subunit beta, with the protein MAARTNSGSNSHRISFAKITEPLELPQLLSLQTASFDWLVGNDAWTAEVERRRAQGDDVSEKSGLQEIFEEISPIEDFNETMSLSFDDPVFYEPKYSVEDCKEKDFTYSAPLYVSAEFTNNETGEIKGQTVFMGEFPLMSPKGTFIINGTERVVVSQLVRSPGVYFERTADKTSDKDIFTAKLIPSRGAWLEFEIDKRDMVGVRLDRKRKQNVTVLLKALGWSNDQIREEFGQYESMMLTLEKDNTADQREALLDIYRKLRPGEPPTEEAAQTLLNNYYFNKKRYDLAKVGRYKLNKKLGLHEAFDQQTLTIDDIVAAIRYIVQLHANTSDDAVDLVDAAGTVVHGQDEKPVKVEADDIDHFGNRRMRTVGELIQNQLRTGLARMERVVRERMTTQDVEAITPQSLINIRPVVAALKEFFGTSQLSQFMDQTNPISGLTHKRRLSALGPGGLSRDRAGMEVRDVHHSHYGRMCPIETPEGPNIGLIGSLASYGRINPFGFVETPYRKVVKGKVTDQVDYLTADDEDRYVIAQANAKLDADGRFAEERVLVRQRHGDVSEILPEDVDYMDVSPRQMVSVATALIPFLEHDDANRALMGANMQRQAVPLITSDSPLVGTGIEYRAAVDAGDVVVAEKAGVVKSVSADAVETLNDDGTYSTYKLAKFRRSNQGTCINQRPLVDDGDRLEIGSPIADGPCTDKAEMALGTNLLVAFMPWQGHNYEDAIILSQRLVQEDILTSIHIEEHEVDARDTKLGAEEITRDIPNISDEMLADLDERGIIRIGAEVTTGDILVGKVTPKGETELTPEERLLRAIFGEKAREVRDTSMKVPHGESGTVIGVRVFDREDGDELPPGVNQLVRVYVAQKRKISVGDKLAGRHGNKGVIAKILPIEDMPFMEDGTPVDVILNPLGVPRRMNIGQILELHLGWLAKQGWDLDLYEGDRGEWAERLMSIHADKAAPDTKVATPVFDGAREDEITGLLGATLPNRDGDRMIDQTGKANLFDGRSGEPFPEPVSVGYMYILKLHHLVDDKIHARSTGPYSMITQQPLGGKAQFGGQRFGEMEVWAMEAYGAAYALQELLTIKSDDVPGRVKVYEAIVKGENIPDSGIPESFKVLVKEMQSLCLNVEVLSQDGTPIEMKDAEEDHFRAAEELGIDLSRREPNSVEEV; encoded by the coding sequence TTGGCCGCTCGCACCAACTCTGGCAGCAATTCCCACCGCATCTCCTTCGCAAAGATCACCGAGCCTCTCGAGCTTCCTCAGCTCCTCTCCCTCCAGACCGCCAGTTTCGACTGGCTGGTCGGCAACGACGCATGGACCGCCGAGGTCGAGCGCCGTCGTGCCCAGGGTGACGACGTGTCTGAGAAGTCGGGGCTGCAGGAGATCTTCGAGGAGATCTCTCCGATCGAGGACTTCAACGAGACCATGTCGTTGTCGTTCGACGACCCGGTCTTCTACGAGCCGAAGTACTCCGTGGAGGACTGCAAGGAGAAGGACTTCACCTACTCCGCTCCGCTCTACGTCTCCGCCGAATTCACCAACAACGAGACCGGTGAGATCAAGGGCCAGACGGTCTTCATGGGTGAGTTCCCCCTGATGAGCCCGAAGGGCACCTTCATCATCAACGGCACCGAGCGTGTCGTCGTCTCGCAGCTGGTCCGATCGCCCGGCGTCTACTTCGAGCGCACGGCCGACAAGACGTCCGACAAGGACATCTTCACCGCCAAGCTCATCCCGAGCCGTGGCGCCTGGCTGGAGTTCGAGATCGACAAGCGCGACATGGTCGGCGTACGCCTCGACCGCAAGCGCAAGCAGAACGTCACGGTCCTGCTCAAGGCTCTCGGCTGGTCCAACGACCAGATCCGTGAGGAGTTCGGGCAGTACGAGTCGATGATGCTGACGCTGGAGAAGGACAACACCGCCGACCAGCGTGAGGCGCTTCTCGACATCTACCGCAAGCTCCGTCCGGGCGAGCCGCCCACGGAGGAGGCGGCCCAGACGCTGCTGAACAACTACTACTTCAACAAGAAGCGCTATGACCTGGCCAAGGTCGGTCGCTACAAGTTGAACAAGAAGCTCGGCCTGCACGAGGCGTTCGACCAGCAGACGCTGACCATCGACGACATCGTGGCCGCGATCCGCTACATCGTGCAGTTGCACGCCAACACCTCCGACGACGCGGTCGACCTGGTCGACGCCGCCGGCACGGTCGTGCACGGTCAGGATGAGAAGCCGGTCAAGGTCGAGGCCGACGACATCGACCACTTCGGCAACCGCCGCATGCGTACGGTCGGCGAGCTGATCCAGAACCAGCTGCGCACCGGCCTGGCTCGGATGGAGCGGGTCGTACGCGAGCGGATGACGACTCAGGACGTCGAGGCCATCACGCCGCAGTCCCTGATCAACATCCGTCCCGTGGTCGCGGCGCTGAAGGAGTTCTTCGGCACCTCGCAGCTCTCGCAGTTCATGGACCAGACCAACCCGATCTCGGGTCTGACCCACAAGCGTCGTCTGTCGGCGCTAGGCCCCGGCGGTCTGTCGCGTGATCGTGCGGGCATGGAGGTGCGCGACGTGCACCACAGCCACTACGGCCGCATGTGCCCGATCGAGACTCCTGAAGGCCCCAACATCGGTCTGATCGGCTCGCTCGCGTCCTACGGTCGGATCAACCCGTTCGGGTTCGTCGAGACGCCTTACCGCAAGGTGGTCAAGGGCAAGGTCACCGACCAGGTCGACTACCTGACCGCTGACGACGAGGACCGCTACGTCATCGCGCAGGCCAACGCCAAGCTCGACGCTGACGGCCGCTTCGCCGAGGAGCGGGTGCTCGTACGCCAGCGTCACGGTGACGTGTCCGAGATCCTGCCTGAGGACGTGGACTACATGGACGTCTCGCCGCGCCAGATGGTGTCGGTCGCGACGGCCCTGATCCCGTTCCTCGAGCACGACGACGCCAACCGCGCGCTGATGGGTGCCAACATGCAGCGCCAGGCGGTGCCGCTGATCACCAGCGACAGCCCCCTGGTCGGCACCGGCATCGAATACCGCGCCGCGGTCGACGCCGGCGATGTGGTCGTGGCCGAGAAGGCCGGCGTGGTCAAGAGCGTGTCGGCCGACGCGGTCGAGACTCTCAACGACGACGGCACCTACTCCACCTACAAGTTGGCGAAGTTCCGCCGGTCCAACCAGGGCACCTGCATCAACCAGCGTCCGCTGGTCGACGACGGTGACCGCCTGGAGATCGGCAGCCCGATCGCCGACGGTCCGTGCACCGACAAGGCCGAGATGGCGCTGGGCACCAACCTCCTCGTCGCGTTCATGCCGTGGCAGGGACACAACTACGAGGACGCCATCATCCTCAGCCAGCGCCTGGTGCAGGAGGACATCCTCACCTCGATCCACATCGAGGAGCACGAGGTCGACGCTCGCGACACCAAGCTCGGTGCCGAGGAGATCACCCGCGACATCCCCAACATCTCCGACGAGATGCTGGCCGACCTCGACGAGCGCGGCATCATCCGCATCGGCGCCGAGGTCACCACGGGCGACATCCTGGTCGGCAAGGTCACGCCCAAGGGTGAGACCGAGCTGACGCCGGAGGAGCGGCTGCTGCGCGCGATCTTCGGTGAGAAGGCGCGCGAGGTGCGCGACACCTCGATGAAGGTGCCGCACGGTGAGTCCGGCACGGTCATCGGCGTACGCGTGTTCGACCGTGAGGACGGCGACGAGCTCCCGCCAGGTGTCAACCAGCTGGTGCGCGTGTACGTGGCGCAGAAGCGCAAGATCTCGGTGGGCGACAAACTCGCCGGACGCCACGGCAACAAGGGCGTCATCGCCAAGATCCTGCCGATCGAGGACATGCCGTTCATGGAGGACGGCACCCCCGTCGACGTGATCCTCAACCCGCTGGGCGTGCCGCGACGCATGAACATCGGTCAGATCCTCGAGCTCCACCTGGGTTGGCTTGCCAAGCAGGGCTGGGACCTCGACCTGTACGAGGGTGACCGGGGAGAGTGGGCCGAGCGGCTGATGTCGATCCACGCCGACAAGGCGGCACCGGACACCAAGGTGGCCACGCCGGTCTTCGACGGTGCGCGTGAGGACGAGATCACCGGTCTGCTCGGTGCGACGCTGCCCAACCGTGACGGCGATCGGATGATCGACCAGACCGGCAAGGCGAACCTGTTCGACGGCCGCTCCGGGGAGCCTTTCCCCGAGCCGGTCTCGGTGGGTTACATGTACATCCTCAAGCTCCACCACCTGGTCGACGACAAGATCCACGCGCGCTCGACCGGCCCCTACTCGATGATCACCCAGCAGCCGCTCGGCGGTAAGGCCCAGTTCGGTGGCCAGCGCTTCGGTGAGATGGAGGTCTGGGCGATGGAGGCGTACGGCGCTGCGTACGCCCTCCAGGAGCTGTTGACGATCAAGTCCGACGACGTGCCTGGTCGCGTCAAGGTCTACGAAGCCATCGTGAAGGGCGAGAACATCCCCGACTCCGGAATCCCCGAGTCGTTCAAGGTTCTCGTCAAGGAGATGCAGTCGCTCTGCCTCAACGTCGAGGTGCTGTCGCAAGACGGCACTCCGATCGAGATGAAGGACGCCGAGGAAGACCACTTCCGGGCGGCCGAGGAGCTTGGCATCGACCTGAGCCGGCGTGAGCCGAACTCCGTCGAAGAGGTCTGA
- a CDS encoding MlaD family protein, whose protein sequence is MILDKKTSVDLVRLAIFMLVTSLATGLLVILVGNLTFGSSREYRAVFSDATGVVKGDDVRVAGVKVGSVKEIEVFERTRALITFDVADTTTISRATTAQLRFRNLVGQRYLSLSDGIGDVTRLQAGATIPLAQTEPALDLTVLFNGFKPLFQALSPKDVNTLSYEIIQVFQGEGGTLEDLLQHTASVTQTLASRDQIIGDLIRNLNKVLVRVGRRDKELGQLIASFRRLVGGLKKDRYAILDSLDGISSLSVETAQLVAGIREPFTRDIKQLRVTAANLDKNKGEIDRALQVLPIKLEKVGRTATYGSWFNFYLCQFQGRVTLPTGQALPVSYNTGSDRCSL, encoded by the coding sequence ATGATCCTCGACAAGAAGACCAGCGTCGACCTGGTCCGGCTCGCCATCTTCATGCTGGTCACCTCGCTGGCCACCGGCCTGCTCGTGATCCTGGTCGGCAACCTGACCTTCGGCAGCAGCCGCGAATACCGGGCCGTCTTCAGTGATGCGACAGGTGTGGTGAAAGGTGACGACGTCCGGGTAGCCGGGGTCAAGGTCGGCTCTGTCAAGGAGATCGAGGTCTTCGAGCGCACCCGCGCCCTGATCACCTTCGACGTCGCCGACACGACCACGATCAGCCGCGCGACGACCGCGCAACTGAGGTTTCGCAACCTGGTCGGACAGCGCTATCTGTCGTTGTCCGACGGCATCGGGGACGTGACCCGCCTCCAGGCGGGCGCGACGATCCCGCTCGCGCAGACCGAGCCCGCACTCGACCTGACGGTGCTGTTCAACGGGTTCAAGCCACTCTTCCAGGCGCTGTCGCCCAAGGACGTGAACACGCTGTCCTACGAGATCATCCAGGTCTTCCAGGGTGAGGGCGGCACGCTCGAAGACTTGCTCCAGCACACGGCCTCGGTCACCCAGACGCTCGCGAGCCGCGACCAGATCATCGGTGACCTGATCCGCAACCTGAACAAGGTGCTGGTCCGCGTGGGGCGGCGCGACAAGGAACTAGGGCAACTGATCGCGAGTTTCCGCCGCCTGGTGGGCGGGCTGAAGAAGGATCGGTACGCCATCCTCGACTCGCTCGACGGCATCTCCTCCCTCTCGGTCGAGACCGCCCAACTGGTGGCCGGAATCCGTGAGCCCTTCACCCGCGACATCAAGCAACTGCGCGTCACCGCGGCCAACCTCGACAAGAACAAGGGCGAGATCGACCGCGCGCTGCAGGTGCTGCCGATCAAACTGGAGAAGGTTGGGCGTACGGCCACCTACGGCTCCTGGTTCAACTTCTATCTGTGCCAGTTCCAGGGCCGGGTCACACTGCCGACCGGGCAGGCGTTGCCGGTCAGCTACAACACCGGATCGGACAGGTGTTCGCTGTGA
- a CDS encoding MlaD family protein — translation MITKRTRMQLIAFVIITLLGVSYVGAKYARLDRLFTDDTYTVVAHFADSGGAFVGALVTYRGVTVGRIEDMEVTRGGVDVALGIERSYDQIPADARALVGNRSAVGEQYVELQPQTDAKPYLREGAEIAQADTALPISTTQLLGNLSETVESVDQRDLRTVVGELGLAFGGAGRDLSTIIDSSNRFIGTANENFDVTTALIRDGNTVLRGQIASARNIRVFAKRFRQFSGAMVGADQDLRRVIDNGSATANQLRRFLEDNEVDLAELLNNLVTTGEVVVRRLDGVEQILALYPYVVEGGFTVVAKTASTGQYDAHFGLVLTEHKLCHRGYEGTDRRPPQDGSNRPMAVNARCTEPASATNARGAQHAPNRAGALTPVAAYDPATRDLTWGDSLSAAGADRPAPATLGEETWKWLYLQPLTAATVR, via the coding sequence ATGATCACCAAACGCACCAGGATGCAGTTGATCGCCTTCGTGATCATCACCTTGCTCGGCGTCAGCTATGTCGGCGCGAAGTACGCCCGGCTCGACCGGCTCTTCACTGATGACACCTATACGGTCGTGGCGCACTTCGCCGACTCCGGCGGTGCGTTCGTCGGCGCGCTAGTGACCTATCGCGGCGTGACGGTCGGGCGGATCGAGGACATGGAGGTCACCCGGGGCGGCGTCGACGTCGCCTTGGGCATCGAGCGGTCGTACGACCAGATCCCCGCCGATGCCCGCGCCCTGGTGGGCAACCGGTCGGCGGTGGGGGAGCAGTACGTCGAACTGCAACCGCAGACCGACGCCAAGCCCTATCTGCGCGAGGGTGCCGAGATCGCGCAGGCCGACACCGCGCTGCCGATCAGCACCACCCAATTGCTGGGCAACCTCAGTGAGACGGTTGAGTCGGTCGACCAGCGCGACCTGCGTACGGTCGTCGGCGAACTCGGTCTCGCCTTCGGGGGCGCGGGTCGCGACCTCAGCACGATCATCGACTCGTCGAACCGGTTCATCGGCACGGCCAACGAGAACTTCGACGTGACCACCGCACTGATCCGCGACGGCAACACGGTCTTGCGGGGGCAGATCGCCTCGGCGCGCAACATCCGTGTCTTCGCCAAACGCTTCCGTCAGTTCTCCGGCGCGATGGTCGGGGCCGACCAGGATCTGCGTCGTGTGATCGACAACGGCAGCGCCACGGCCAACCAGTTGCGTCGCTTCCTCGAAGACAACGAGGTGGATCTGGCCGAATTGCTCAACAACCTGGTCACCACCGGCGAGGTCGTCGTACGCCGACTCGACGGGGTCGAGCAGATCCTCGCGCTCTATCCCTATGTCGTCGAGGGCGGGTTCACGGTCGTGGCCAAGACTGCGTCGACCGGTCAGTACGACGCCCACTTCGGCCTGGTGCTGACCGAACACAAGCTGTGCCACCGTGGCTATGAAGGCACCGACCGGCGCCCGCCCCAAGACGGCTCCAACCGGCCGATGGCCGTGAACGCGCGCTGCACCGAACCGGCGAGCGCGACCAATGCGCGCGGCGCGCAGCATGCGCCCAACCGGGCGGGCGCGCTGACGCCGGTGGCTGCATATGACCCCGCCACGCGTGACCTCACCTGGGGTGACTCGTTGAGTGCAGCAGGGGCTGATCGGCCGGCTCCGGCCACTCTTGGGGAGGAGACGTGGAAATGGCTCTACTTGCAGCCCTTGACCGCCGCAACCGTTCGCTGA
- a CDS encoding MCE family protein: MIPFRERNPVVVGAVSIAVLLGLLFAAFRAQDLPIIGGGDTYYAAFSEAGGLKQNDEVRIAGVRVGKVQAVEIDGDHVRVEFRVQGDAAFGPQTVAAIKIKTLLGSMFLSLDPVGEGQMKKGAEIPLERTTSPYDVVEAFAGLADTAEEIDTDQLARSLTTVADLTRNTPEEFRGALTGLSSLSRNVAKRDDQINSLLKNLGNVSTILDKRDDDIIALMSDADVLFSALVDRREQIHRLLTSTSKLSRELRRLVRESRADLKPALTHLENVVAVLNKNEDNLDNSLRLMAPFYRVFANTLGTGPWFDTYIQNMPPAPQVGG, encoded by the coding sequence GTGATTCCCTTCCGCGAGCGCAACCCCGTCGTCGTGGGGGCCGTCTCGATCGCCGTCCTGCTCGGTCTGCTCTTCGCTGCGTTCCGCGCCCAGGACCTGCCGATCATCGGCGGGGGAGACACCTACTACGCGGCCTTCTCCGAAGCGGGTGGGTTGAAGCAGAACGACGAGGTCCGCATCGCCGGTGTCCGGGTCGGGAAGGTGCAGGCGGTCGAGATCGACGGCGACCACGTACGCGTGGAGTTCCGGGTGCAAGGTGATGCGGCCTTCGGCCCGCAGACCGTGGCGGCCATCAAGATCAAGACCCTGCTCGGCTCGATGTTCTTGTCCCTCGACCCCGTGGGTGAGGGCCAGATGAAAAAAGGTGCTGAGATCCCGCTGGAGCGGACCACGTCGCCCTACGACGTCGTGGAGGCCTTCGCCGGTTTGGCAGACACGGCCGAGGAGATCGACACCGACCAGTTGGCGCGCTCCCTCACCACGGTCGCCGACCTGACCCGCAACACCCCCGAAGAGTTCCGCGGCGCTTTGACCGGTCTGTCGTCGCTGTCGCGCAACGTCGCAAAACGCGACGACCAGATCAACAGCCTGCTCAAGAACCTCGGCAACGTCTCCACGATCCTCGACAAGCGCGATGACGACATCATCGCGCTGATGAGCGACGCCGATGTGCTCTTCAGCGCACTGGTCGACCGACGTGAGCAGATCCACCGGTTGCTCACCTCGACCTCGAAGCTCTCGCGAGAACTGCGACGCCTCGTACGGGAGAGCCGCGCCGATCTCAAGCCGGCCCTGACCCATCTGGAGAACGTCGTGGCCGTCCTCAACAAGAACGAGGACAACCTCGACAACTCGCTGCGATTGATGGCGCCCTTCTATCGCGTGTTCGCCAACACGCTGGGCACCGGACCGTGGTTCGACACCTACATCCAGAACATGCCGCCCGCACCGCAGGTAGGAGGCTGA
- a CDS encoding MCE family protein translates to MRRVVRTIAAVISACLLLSGCDFDVYKLPLPGGADTGARPMTVTAQFRDVLDLVPNSTVKFNDVTVGKVKDIELEADTAVATLELRRGLELPDNVTAQLRQTSLLGEKFVSLDIPADGGRGRLGDGDVITLAQTGRNPEVEEVLGALSLLLNGGGVGQLKTISTELNEVLKGREGSARSVLRQLRTFMGQLDSHKGDIVTALEALNRLSVTANRHMDDIEAALDELPSAVDSIHEQRGDLVKMLKSLNKLSGVGTRVIRLSKTSTIDALTQLDPVLTQLAKTGDDFANSFHVFLTYPFVDEVVGRDPQVARNLHMGDYTNLSITLDVDLGALPTTLPSLPTGLPTILPTLPTLPTGLPTGLPTLPSIPTTMLPTELPSVNTSLPTALPTLPTGLPTLPRAEPVSWRKPRASYDSRGPTMRQLARAFDPALVSLLVPAMVPGEARR, encoded by the coding sequence ATGAGGAGAGTGGTGCGTACGATCGCCGCTGTCATCAGCGCCTGCCTGTTGTTGAGCGGCTGCGACTTCGACGTCTACAAGTTGCCGTTGCCCGGTGGTGCGGACACCGGGGCGCGGCCGATGACCGTGACCGCCCAGTTCCGCGACGTGCTCGACCTGGTGCCCAACAGCACGGTGAAGTTCAACGACGTCACGGTCGGCAAGGTCAAGGACATCGAGTTGGAGGCCGACACGGCCGTGGCGACACTCGAACTCAGACGCGGCCTCGAACTGCCCGACAACGTCACCGCTCAACTGCGCCAGACCAGTCTGCTCGGCGAGAAGTTCGTCTCGCTCGATATTCCGGCCGACGGTGGCCGCGGAAGACTCGGCGACGGCGACGTGATCACCTTGGCGCAGACAGGTCGCAATCCCGAGGTCGAAGAGGTGCTCGGAGCTCTCAGCCTGCTGCTCAACGGCGGCGGCGTGGGACAGCTCAAGACCATCTCCACCGAACTGAACGAGGTCTTGAAGGGCCGTGAAGGCTCCGCGCGCTCGGTGCTGCGCCAACTGCGTACGTTCATGGGCCAACTCGACTCCCACAAGGGTGACATCGTCACCGCGCTCGAAGCACTCAACCGTTTGTCCGTGACGGCCAATCGGCACATGGACGACATCGAGGCGGCCCTCGACGAACTCCCGTCAGCCGTGGACTCGATCCACGAGCAACGCGGTGATCTGGTCAAGATGCTCAAGTCGCTCAACAAGCTCAGCGGAGTCGGCACCCGGGTGATCCGGCTGTCCAAGACGTCCACCATCGACGCGCTGACCCAACTGGATCCCGTGCTGACGCAACTGGCCAAGACCGGGGACGATTTCGCGAACTCGTTCCACGTCTTCTTGACCTATCCGTTCGTGGACGAGGTCGTGGGCCGCGACCCGCAGGTGGCACGCAACCTGCACATGGGCGACTACACCAACCTGTCGATCACCCTGGACGTCGACCTCGGAGCACTGCCGACGACGCTGCCGAGTCTGCCGACGGGGTTGCCGACGATCCTGCCCACCCTGCCGACCCTTCCGACCGGGCTCCCGACCGGACTTCCGACGTTGCCGAGCATCCCGACCACGATGCTTCCCACCGAACTCCCGAGCGTGAACACCTCGTTGCCGACGGCACTGCCGACCCTGCCCACCGGGCTGCCCACCCTGCCGCGCGCGGAGCCGGTGTCGTGGCGCAAGCCGCGGGCTTCGTACGACTCCCGTGGTCCCACGATGCGCCAGCTTGCAAGGGCCTTCGATCCCGCGTTGGTGTCACTGCTGGTGCCGGCCATGGTCCCGGGGGAGGCCCGGCGATGA
- a CDS encoding MCE family protein: MDLRKYALPAALLALVAVMAFTVLGRGEDAKTLTAHFPRAISVFEGSDVRVLGVSVGKVDSVTPSGTEVIVKMHYSGVTLPEDAQAIIVAPSIVGDRFVQLTPVFGKGDTAMEDGAVLRADRTSVPLELDQVYASLDDLNVALGPTGANKHGALSDLLAVTADNFDGQGKGFRQTIADFSTLTGTLDRNRDDLFGTAAKLQRFLRTLAENDQTVRQFNGSLARVSEMLAGERKALTSSLRNLGLAMRTVSKFVKDNRASLGRNITGLNRVSKVLVKQRDALDEVLRVGPLALNNLALTYNPQAGTLDTRANLGEIVSQLESNPALLLCSFVGQLPQGEETCDTIKGILPRPGAFTGGARGQDVFDPTLGGLVQEDDR; this comes from the coding sequence ATGGACCTCAGGAAGTACGCGCTCCCCGCGGCGCTGCTCGCGCTGGTGGCCGTGATGGCGTTCACGGTGTTGGGCCGAGGGGAGGACGCCAAGACGTTGACCGCGCACTTCCCGCGCGCGATCTCGGTCTTCGAGGGCAGTGACGTACGCGTGCTCGGCGTCTCGGTCGGCAAGGTCGACTCGGTGACGCCGTCCGGTACGGAGGTCATCGTCAAGATGCACTACTCCGGCGTGACGCTGCCCGAGGACGCCCAGGCGATCATCGTGGCGCCGAGCATCGTCGGCGATCGCTTCGTGCAGTTGACCCCGGTCTTCGGCAAGGGCGACACCGCGATGGAAGACGGCGCTGTGCTCCGCGCCGATCGCACCTCGGTTCCGCTCGAACTCGACCAGGTCTATGCCAGCCTCGACGACCTCAACGTCGCGCTCGGTCCGACGGGGGCCAACAAACACGGCGCGCTCTCGGATCTGCTCGCTGTCACGGCCGACAACTTCGACGGCCAGGGCAAGGGCTTCCGGCAGACGATCGCCGACTTCTCGACGCTCACCGGCACTCTGGATCGCAATCGCGACGACCTGTTCGGCACCGCCGCCAAGTTGCAGCGGTTCCTGCGCACGCTGGCCGAGAACGACCAGACCGTACGCCAGTTCAACGGCTCGCTGGCCCGCGTCTCCGAGATGCTCGCCGGCGAACGCAAGGCGCTCACATCGTCCTTGCGAAACCTGGGCCTGGCCATGCGTACGGTCTCGAAGTTCGTCAAGGACAACCGCGCGAGCCTGGGGCGCAACATCACGGGCCTCAACCGAGTCTCCAAGGTGTTGGTCAAGCAGCGCGACGCCCTCGACGAGGTGCTGCGGGTCGGGCCGCTGGCGCTGAACAACCTGGCCCTGACCTACAACCCGCAGGCGGGCACGCTGGACACCCGCGCCAACCTGGGCGAGATCGTCAGCCAACTGGAGAGCAATCCCGCCCTGCTGCTGTGCAGCTTCGTCGGGCAACTGCCGCAAGGCGAAGAGACCTGCGACACGATCAAGGGCATCTTGCCGCGCCCCGGCGCGTTCACGGGCGGGGCGCGCGGCCAGGACGTCTTCGATCCCACCCTGGGTGGCCTGGTGCAGGAGGACGACCGATGA